The nucleotide sequence CTTTTGCCAGGTCCACTTTCATCGAAATATTGTCAAGGCTGTTGGAAATCATCCCAATCAGCAGGGAGTCCGTCAAAGAATGGCAGGTTTATTAACCTGTAAATGTATGGACGACTATTACAAATTACTTGATTTATTGCAAGGTAAGTACTGATTATTACTTGATAAATGCTATGTTAGCACTTCTATTGACAACAAAACTAGCACATGAGACTGATAATGCTGATAATGTCTTCCACTGGGCACAACACAAGCGAGATCCAGTAATTGCAGCTGGGTTAAATAAGCACTGCTCATTAATTCCATCTGAACATTGGGATTTTATCCGAAACTCAACCAATACTGCAGAGCAAACTCATAATAAATCCTATGCCTTTGGAAGACAGCAATTACTACTGCCTGCAGTAAAAAGGTATTTGGTTTATATCTTCCTAATAATCTATAAGTACTTACAGTTTCCTAGTGCCTGGATTCTTGATAAGCGAGATATTCAACAGTATCTTGGACGTGAAACCTTCAGTATATTTCATGCCAATCGGACAACTAATATGGAAACCCATTATTTGCGTCATATGCAACGGGATTGTAAGTACTACATTAGTATCTAGCTAGTACTAAAAAGTGCTTGACCAGTGTTTAATATTTGTCCTAATTTATATATATTAGTCTCCCGCAAGCGACAACACTCATTCAGTTCACCTActatggatgatgataataTTCAATTACCAAGCACTTCTGGTATAATACCACCATCTTTAAGGAATGAACAATCATCACCTTCAGTAAGACAATCTTCAATTCGTGAACGATCATGGTCAAGGCAATCCTCAAGCCGTGGAAGAACTCCAACCCGGTAAGCATTAATCAAGCACCTAATAAACACCATAAAAATACTAATTAAGTACCAAggtcctcttcctcagcaCTTCGACGGGTTGCTTCTGCAAATATAGAAGTTCAACAGGCTCAACTTGAtattgaaaaggaaaaagttGAGATTGAAAGAGAAAGATTGAAGCTTGAACAAGAACGGGTAAAGCTTGCAAGAGAACAGGCTGAGGTTCGACAACTTGAATTGCAGAATTTAGAACGGGAGAGAGAATTATACAAAAAATAGCAAAGAGAATATTACTCAGGTCTGCTATGTACTTTCAAAGTGCTTTTTAATGTTTAAAAATATGTGATGAATTACCAACTAATAGGCACTTAATAACTGCTCTCCACTAGTTATATTTAATTACTAGAAGAGCAGTCTTAAAGTACTTATGAATcactaaagcagtaaagGGTTCAATAATGTTAGCTCAGATCTGTGGTCTAGTTGTGATACCATCATGATATGTCTATTAGCTATCAAAAATATATGTATTGAGCTTATACTGAATTTCTATCTGCTAAAGAATAACTTAATATTTTGATTTAGATTTATGAATCTTTCTTTATCTAGCTAATAGATCATCCATTCTGTAAATAGATCTAATACAAATGCGATCTATTACTCTGCATCAGTGGGAAGTGAATTTGGGTCAAAAAGACTAAAGTTATCACAATGCCCCTCATTTTTGCAACAGTCTAAGCACTTAATAAGCATATATCAAGCGTTTAGAAAAATATTTTTACTTACCCTTTGCTCTCAATCCCTTCGCTGCACAACTAGGACATGGAACAGCATGGCCATTGTCCTTGCACCAACGTTGCATGGCAGCACATGATACCTAAGCACTTATCAGACATCAAAAAGGTATAAAACAAGCGCTTTGAATGTACTTACAGTGCCTTTCTTCGTGAGAGGGAATGGCGGCTTGGTATGGCCAGGGGGTGTGGTAGGCTCAGGAGAAGTGGACTCTGAAGGGCTGGGGGCAGGCTCAGAAGGAGGGCCTTCAATAATATTCTTGAAAAACTCTGTTATCCTTTGTAAGTGCCTGCAAAGTGCCTGTGAAGTACTTAGAATAtacttactaactgctgCCTTCACTGCCTCTGGTTTTGGCCGTCCGGTTCCAGGACGCGCAACATTAACATTATGATAGTGTTTCACATGGTAACGCAGGTCATTGGTCCCAGGAAATGCTTTCTAAGTACATATTTAGCAttagaaaaaaaataaagaagtGGTAATAACTTACTTTTCCACGAATACAGTCTTCCACACGACAGAACAGCTCATCAACGTGAATGATAGTCTCCTCATTCTCTCCCTAAACACTTGTTAGCACCTTCCAAACATCTCAGTAACATTTAATTCATACCTCCTTAATCAGAGGTAGCGACAGGGTTCCAGCGGGCACACGGTCAAGATAGGCTTTGTACGCGGGCTTCTTTCATTAATATGCATTTGTTAAGTGCTTCTTAAACGCATGGCTGATATTTCCTTACCACATCTGCAAGCGTAGAAGGCATTATGACGGCAGGAAGGGGGGTTGTATATCAATTGTGTAGGCACTAGGCAGATGAAGGATTTCAACATAAGAAAGAAGGTGTAATTTTGGGGCACGCTCAGTGTTGTGGATCATGTGATTTAGCGGGACTCGGTAAGGGCGTTCCGGGGCTCTCCGAGCGCTAGCGCGGGGCGCTCCGACCTACAACCTCAGCCCCGGAACCACCTTACCAAGTCCCAttaagtcacatgacccaCTAACAtttgtcggaat is from Aspergillus chevalieri M1 DNA, chromosome 8, nearly complete sequence and encodes:
- a CDS encoding uncharacterized protein (COG:S;~EggNog:ENOG410PYR8), with amino-acid sequence MPSTLADVPAYKAYLDRVPAGTLSLPLIKEGENEETIIHVDELFCRVEDCIRGKKAFPGTNDLRYHVKHYHNVNVARPGTGRPKPEAVKAAVKFFKNIIEGPPSEPAPSPSESTSPEPTTPPGHTKPPFPLTKKGTVSCAAMQRWCKDNGHAVPCPSCAAKGLRAKDCCKNEGHCDNFSLFDPNSLPTDAE